A window of the Catharus ustulatus isolate bCatUst1 chromosome 23, bCatUst1.pri.v2, whole genome shotgun sequence genome harbors these coding sequences:
- the LOC117006275 gene encoding cathepsin G-like: protein MLLLLLISSAFVLPWAGAGRIIGGKEVVPHSRPYMVFLKIQVTNKTGTYHSFCGGFLIHPGAVLSAAHCLDKNGTVNVTVILGTHNIRVREQSQQRIRARNFVIHPNYHPEGHVNDIVLLKLETKAKINAYVRTISLPRHNEGVRVGTECEVAGWGRTSLEKTKTDVMREVKLKVQNDEPCQKQFRKYQPQSMMCVGDQNRRKSVHKGDSGGPLFCNQKAHGIVSRVLENRLFPEVFTRVSYFEPWIRQQLRRFALQELPASPSSQ, encoded by the exons atgctgcttctccttctgaTCTCAAGTGCTTttgtcctgccctgggctggggctg GAAGGATCATTGGTGGGAAGGAAGTTGTGCCCCATTCCAGACCCTacatggtttttttaaaaatccaagttACAAATAAGACTGGCACGTATCATTCTTTCTGTGGAGGGTTCCTGATTCACCCAGGTGcagtgctctcagcagctcacTGTTTGGATAAAAATGG GACAGTGAATGTCACTGTGATTCTGGGAACCCACAACATCCGCGTCCGAGAACAGAGCCAGCAGAGGATCCGTGCTAGAAACTTTGTCATCCATCCCAACTATCATCCTGAAGGCCATGTAAATGACATTGTGCTGCTGAAG CTGGAGACAAAGGCCAAGATCAATGCATATGTGCGAACAATCTCCTTACCCAGACACAATGAAGGTGTGCGAGTAGGAACTGAATGTGAGGTGGCTGGCTGGGGCCGGACGTCTTTGGAAAAAACCAAGACTGATGTGATGAGGGAGGTGAAACTAAAGGTGCAAAATGACGAACCATGTCAGAAGCAATTCCGTAAATACCAGCCTCAGTCCATGATGTGTGTTGGTGATCAGAACAGGAGAAAGTCAGTTCACAAA GGTGATTCTGGTGGCCCATTATTCTGCAATCAGAAGGCTCATGGCATTGTTTCTCGTGTACTTGAAAACCGCCTCTTCCCTGAAGTATTTACCAGGGTCTCCTATTTTGAGCCCTGGATACgtcagcagctgaggaggttTGCACTCCAAGAGCTGCctgcctctccatcctcccaaTAA